One Pleurocapsa sp. PCC 7327 DNA segment encodes these proteins:
- a CDS encoding Rieske 2Fe-2S domain-containing protein has product MSEFVKVAKVSEVLPNSLLAVEINGQRLLLVNLGQEFYAIDALCPHRNGPLEKGHLYENEGIIECPWHYYRYDVRTGKNLYPRNVYPADLTYLERDLKPLQHYRVRVEGDEILVEFHGDRKE; this is encoded by the coding sequence ATGAGCGAGTTCGTTAAAGTGGCAAAAGTCAGCGAGGTGCTTCCAAACAGCCTACTAGCTGTTGAAATTAACGGTCAGCGCCTGCTCCTAGTCAACCTAGGTCAAGAATTTTATGCGATCGATGCCCTATGTCCCCATCGAAATGGTCCTCTGGAGAAAGGGCATTTGTATGAGAACGAGGGCATTATCGAATGCCCTTGGCATTACTACCGCTATGACGTGAGGACTGGGAAAAATCTCTATCCCCGCAATGTTTATCCAGCTGACCTTACTTATTTAGAGCGAGATTTAAAACCTTTGCAACACTATCGGGTGCGGGTGGAAGGCGATGAGATCTTAGTTGAGTTTCACGGAGATCGAAAGGAATGA
- a CDS encoding ATP-binding protein, with product MVKPKKSPQNALLSSNSVSGRKVEKKHTAASSSGRQNLDSLAILLHRMTNRIRQSLELSEILSATVAEVRDFLETDRVMVYRFDGDGSGEVVAESVRKMRLPSLLGQHFPAQDIPEEIRELYLKARLRSIVDVTSQQIGLSPLDCPETGEPLAEEDIRFRPVDPCHAEYLTAMGVKSSLVIPILHGERLWGLLVSHHSLPRRMTERELQVVQLVADQVSIAIAHAILLEGTRLQARQEATINRVATLLHSMTEMQVQQALEQTVSALEGVGGRVCIAPQRFVCGKQPLATQKSEDRRMGRRSDKKTWGQLIQNPIEEHPDWQAWLDKEAQVSQESEVWAIADLHQALLPSDLATAFLAAGIRGVLIIRLQYRQQFLGYLSIFREAIDTEIFWAGRPDGDAPRNLRPRQSFETWRELKQGQARSWTSSEIELARSLANHFAMAIHQYELYRQVQALNADLAKDIERRKLAEIQICALNAELEQRVEERTTQLQRANTELMREIGERQQAKASLERLSHQNELILNSAGEGIFGLDLQGKTTFVNPAAARMLGYEVEELVDRYMHAVLKHSKPDGTPYLPKESPIHATLSTGEVHHIAEEIFWRRDGSSFAVEYVSTPIREQGAIVGAVVIFKDITERQIVERMKDEFVSVVSHELRTPLTSIRSALGVLMSGRLNAQPIKSQRLLEIAFENSNRLVRLLDNILDLERIKSGKVTMEKRLCRAADLMAQAVEVMQAMAEKAEIRLCVIPVSIQIWADPDRIIQTLTNLLSNAIKFSPPNTTVLLSAELQDEQTVLFRIQDRGRGIPNDKLETIFDRFEQVDASDSRHQGGTGLGLAICRSIVQQHGGQIWAESTLGEGSTFYFTLPISH from the coding sequence ATGGTCAAACCCAAAAAATCTCCCCAAAACGCCCTCTTATCGTCTAATTCTGTCTCTGGCAGGAAGGTTGAAAAAAAACACACCGCCGCCAGCTCCAGCGGGCGACAGAACCTTGATTCCCTCGCCATTCTGTTGCACCGGATGACGAATCGCATCCGTCAATCGCTGGAATTGTCGGAGATCCTCTCTGCTACTGTCGCCGAAGTCCGCGACTTTTTGGAAACCGATCGCGTGATGGTTTATCGATTCGATGGAGATGGGAGTGGAGAAGTAGTTGCCGAGTCAGTACGAAAGATGCGCCTACCATCCCTGCTCGGACAACATTTCCCAGCCCAAGACATTCCAGAAGAGATTCGAGAACTCTATCTCAAAGCACGCTTGCGATCGATTGTCGATGTTACCTCGCAACAAATCGGTTTGAGTCCCCTAGATTGCCCGGAAACGGGAGAGCCATTAGCTGAAGAAGATATCCGATTTCGACCGGTAGATCCCTGTCATGCAGAATATTTGACGGCGATGGGAGTAAAATCGTCGCTGGTAATCCCGATTTTACACGGCGAGCGCCTGTGGGGGCTGCTGGTCTCTCATCACAGTTTACCGCGACGGATGACGGAGCGAGAATTACAGGTCGTGCAGTTAGTTGCCGACCAAGTGTCGATCGCGATCGCTCACGCGATTTTGCTCGAAGGAACGCGCCTTCAAGCTCGACAAGAAGCAACGATCAACCGAGTAGCGACGCTGCTGCACTCCATGACTGAGATGCAGGTGCAACAAGCTCTCGAACAAACCGTCTCCGCTCTGGAGGGAGTGGGAGGTAGAGTGTGCATTGCCCCACAACGGTTTGTCTGTGGGAAACAGCCATTGGCAACTCAGAAGTCGGAAGACAGAAGGATGGGGAGACGAAGCGATAAGAAGACTTGGGGACAATTAATCCAAAATCCTATTGAAGAGCATCCCGATTGGCAAGCATGGTTAGATAAAGAAGCTCAAGTTAGTCAAGAAAGCGAAGTTTGGGCGATCGCGGATTTACATCAAGCTTTATTGCCATCCGATTTGGCGACTGCATTTCTGGCGGCTGGGATTCGCGGCGTGCTGATAATTCGCCTGCAATATCGGCAGCAGTTTTTGGGGTATTTGAGTATTTTTAGAGAAGCGATCGACACCGAAATTTTCTGGGCGGGAAGACCCGATGGCGACGCTCCGCGCAATCTACGTCCCAGACAATCCTTTGAGACCTGGCGCGAGTTAAAGCAGGGGCAAGCGCGATCGTGGACTAGCTCGGAAATCGAACTCGCGCGATCGCTGGCAAACCACTTCGCCATGGCAATCCATCAATATGAATTATATCGACAAGTCCAGGCACTTAATGCCGATTTAGCTAAAGATATCGAAAGGCGCAAGCTTGCCGAGATCCAGATTTGTGCGTTGAATGCCGAACTAGAGCAACGAGTAGAAGAACGGACGACCCAATTGCAGCGTGCCAATACTGAACTAATGCGGGAAATCGGAGAGCGCCAACAAGCAAAAGCGTCTTTAGAACGACTTAGCCATCAAAACGAGTTAATCCTAAACTCGGCGGGCGAGGGAATCTTTGGATTGGATCTTCAGGGAAAAACCACCTTCGTCAATCCCGCAGCCGCCAGAATGCTGGGATATGAAGTCGAAGAACTCGTCGATCGATACATGCATGCGGTCTTAAAACACTCGAAGCCAGATGGAACTCCCTATCTGCCAAAAGAAAGCCCTATCCATGCCACTCTGTCCACCGGAGAAGTCCATCACATTGCCGAGGAGATCTTTTGGCGGCGGGATGGATCTAGTTTCGCCGTCGAGTACGTCAGCACCCCAATCCGAGAACAAGGCGCGATCGTCGGTGCAGTGGTCATCTTCAAAGACATTACAGAGCGACAGATCGTAGAGCGGATGAAGGATGAATTTGTCTCTGTAGTAAGCCATGAATTGCGAACGCCCTTGACTTCTATTCGCAGCGCCTTGGGCGTACTCATGAGCGGTCGGCTCAACGCCCAACCCATCAAAAGTCAGCGCCTGCTAGAAATTGCCTTTGAGAATTCTAATCGCTTGGTGCGCTTGCTCGACAATATCCTCGATCTAGAGCGCATCAAATCCGGTAAAGTGACGATGGAAAAACGGCTTTGCCGAGCTGCCGACCTCATGGCGCAGGCAGTGGAAGTGATGCAAGCAATGGCGGAAAAAGCCGAAATCCGTCTCTGTGTCATACCAGTATCGATTCAGATCTGGGCAGATCCCGATCGCATTATCCAAACCCTAACCAATTTGCTCAGTAACGCGATTAAATTTTCGCCGCCCAACACCACGGTTTTACTATCTGCCGAGTTGCAAGACGAGCAAACAGTCTTATTTCGCATCCAAGATCGGGGGCGAGGCATTCCTAACGATAAATTGGAAACGATCTTCGATCGCTTTGAGCAAGTCGATGCCTCTGATTCGCGCCATCAAGGAGGCACGGGTTTGGGATTAGCCATTTGCAGAAGCATCGTACAACAGCATGGCGGTCAGATCTGGGCTGAGAGTACTCTAGGAGAGGGCAGCACTTTCTACTTCACGTTGCCCATTAGTCATTAG
- a CDS encoding response regulator, producing the protein MRILIIDDEDDIREATQICLEVTGDWEVLTASSGREGLAKAAAEQPDAILLDVMMPDMDGLATLEKLQASPATNGIPVILLTAKAQPAEQRRFSQLDVAAVILKPYDPFTLSDQVIDALKTG; encoded by the coding sequence ATGCGTATCCTGATTATTGATGACGAAGACGATATCCGGGAAGCAACCCAGATCTGTCTGGAAGTAACGGGGGATTGGGAGGTGCTGACAGCTAGTTCGGGCAGGGAGGGATTAGCCAAAGCAGCAGCCGAACAACCCGATGCTATTCTTCTAGATGTGATGATGCCCGATATGGACGGCCTGGCAACTTTGGAGAAATTGCAAGCCTCTCCGGCTACCAACGGGATTCCCGTCATTTTGCTTACTGCCAAAGCCCAGCCTGCCGAACAGCGTCGATTTAGCCAGCTAGATGTGGCAGCCGTGATTCTCAAGCCCTACGATCCTTTTACGCTCTCCGACCAAGTGATCGACGCTTTAAAGACAGGATAA
- a CDS encoding NAD(P)/FAD-dependent oxidoreductase, with protein sequence MDYFDYDVVIIGGGPAGCTCALYTARSDLKTIILDKNPAAGALAVTHKIANYPGVRGEVGGDELLEVMREQAIEFGADYKRAQVFGIDVSDSQKKVYTPEGTFRCRALVLASGAMGRVASIPGESEYLGRGVSYCATCDGAFMRDREVVVVGSSEEAIEEAYVLTKFAAKIHWVTPKDPATLNGHAENLLAHQSVKLWSKTRLLKIHGEESGVTAVEVLPKGREPISIAPVEGVFIYLQGAKPITDFLGGQIELKPDGGVKVDEMMQTNIPGVWAVGDIRNTPFKQAVVAASDGCIAAMAIDRYLNQRKNIRPDWS encoded by the coding sequence ATGGATTACTTTGATTACGATGTTGTCATTATTGGCGGCGGACCAGCAGGTTGTACTTGTGCCCTCTATACGGCACGATCTGACCTAAAAACAATCATCCTCGACAAAAATCCGGCAGCTGGCGCACTCGCCGTTACTCATAAGATTGCTAACTATCCCGGTGTGCGGGGTGAGGTAGGCGGCGACGAATTGCTAGAGGTAATGCGCGAGCAAGCGATTGAATTTGGCGCTGACTATAAGCGGGCACAAGTTTTCGGGATCGATGTCAGCGATTCCCAGAAAAAAGTCTATACCCCAGAAGGGACTTTTAGGTGTCGCGCACTCGTACTTGCCTCTGGCGCAATGGGTCGGGTTGCCTCGATTCCTGGCGAGTCCGAGTATTTAGGTCGGGGAGTAAGCTACTGCGCTACCTGCGATGGGGCTTTTATGCGCGATCGCGAGGTGGTCGTCGTCGGCAGCAGCGAAGAAGCTATTGAAGAAGCCTACGTACTTACGAAGTTTGCTGCTAAAATCCACTGGGTCACTCCTAAAGACCCAGCAACGCTTAATGGTCATGCCGAGAACCTACTAGCTCATCAGTCGGTCAAACTCTGGAGCAAAACTCGTCTGCTGAAGATCCACGGCGAGGAAAGCGGTGTCACGGCGGTTGAAGTACTTCCCAAAGGTCGGGAGCCAATCTCAATTGCTCCGGTTGAAGGCGTTTTCATCTATCTGCAAGGTGCCAAACCAATTACAGATTTTTTAGGCGGTCAGATCGAACTGAAACCCGATGGTGGCGTTAAGGTCGATGAGATGATGCAGACTAATATACCTGGCGTTTGGGCGGTTGGCGATATCCGTAACACCCCTTTTAAACAAGCAGTCGTCGCCGCTTCAGACGGTTGTATTGCCGCGATGGCAATTGACCGCTACCTGAATCAACGCAAGAATATTAGACCTGACTGGAGTTAA
- the psbC gene encoding photosystem II reaction center protein CP43 produces METPFNSSTVKIGTTVQDAPTRDVTFDLAREGRDEASTGYAWWAGNARFINLSGKFLGAHVAHAGLIAFWAGAMLLFEVAHYVPEKPMYEQGCILMPHLATLGFGVGSGGQVVDTFPYFAIAVIHLIGSAVLGIGGLYHSLRGPEKLAGFFDFDWSDKDKMTSIIGYHLIALGIGAFLLVGKAMFWGGLYDTWLPGGGGVRLVTNPTLDPRVIFGYFFKSPLGGSGWIVSVDNLEDIVGGHIWMGGILIAGGIWHIFTKPWKWTDKVFIWSGEAYLSQSLGNIAGQAFIAAMFIWFNNTAYPSEFYGPTVPEASQAQALVFLARDQRLGADIGTAQSVTGLGKYLMRSPTGEIIFGGETMRFWDFRGPWLEPLRGTNGLDLKKLQNDIQPWQIRRASEYMVHAPLGSINSVAGLATDVNSFNYVSPRTWMTASHLIFALFFLVGHWWHAGRARAAAAGFVRGINREDEPVRSMGDID; encoded by the coding sequence ATGGAAACACCGTTTAATTCTTCTACTGTCAAAATTGGGACAACCGTCCAAGACGCTCCCACCAGAGATGTTACCTTCGATCTTGCCCGCGAAGGTCGCGATGAAGCTTCCACCGGATATGCTTGGTGGGCGGGAAATGCCCGTTTTATTAACCTGTCCGGTAAATTCTTAGGGGCACACGTTGCCCATGCAGGGCTGATTGCTTTTTGGGCGGGAGCGATGCTGCTGTTTGAGGTCGCTCACTACGTTCCAGAAAAGCCCATGTACGAACAGGGTTGCATTCTCATGCCCCACCTTGCCACGCTGGGCTTCGGCGTCGGTTCCGGCGGTCAAGTAGTCGATACATTTCCCTATTTTGCGATCGCGGTAATCCATTTAATTGGTTCTGCCGTTCTCGGTATTGGCGGACTCTATCACTCGCTGCGCGGACCAGAGAAACTAGCAGGTTTCTTCGATTTCGATTGGTCGGACAAGGATAAGATGACTAGCATCATCGGCTATCATCTCATTGCCCTGGGAATTGGCGCGTTCCTGTTGGTAGGCAAAGCCATGTTCTGGGGGGGCTTGTACGACACTTGGCTGCCGGGAGGGGGTGGCGTGCGCCTGGTTACCAACCCTACCCTCGATCCGAGAGTTATCTTCGGTTACTTTTTCAAGTCGCCTCTAGGCGGTTCGGGTTGGATCGTGAGCGTGGATAACTTAGAAGATATCGTCGGCGGACATATTTGGATGGGGGGCATCCTGATTGCGGGAGGCATTTGGCACATTTTTACCAAACCCTGGAAGTGGACAGATAAGGTCTTCATCTGGTCTGGAGAAGCTTACCTTTCCCAAAGCTTGGGCAATATCGCCGGACAAGCGTTTATTGCCGCCATGTTTATCTGGTTTAACAACACCGCCTATCCGAGCGAATTCTACGGTCCGACCGTCCCTGAAGCCTCTCAGGCTCAAGCATTGGTGTTTTTGGCAAGAGACCAACGTCTGGGAGCGGATATAGGAACCGCTCAAAGTGTTACGGGATTGGGCAAGTATTTAATGCGATCGCCGACTGGAGAAATTATCTTTGGCGGGGAAACCATGCGTTTCTGGGATTTTCGCGGTCCTTGGCTAGAACCGTTACGCGGCACGAATGGTTTAGATCTCAAAAAACTCCAGAATGATATTCAACCCTGGCAAATTCGCCGCGCTTCCGAATACATGGTTCATGCGCCCCTGGGTTCGATTAACTCAGTAGCAGGTCTTGCTACTGATGTCAACTCCTTTAACTATGTGTCTCCGCGTACCTGGATGACTGCCTCTCACTTGATTTTCGCCCTCTTTTTCCTAGTCGGTCACTGGTGGCATGCCGGTCGGGCACGGGCGGCGGCTGCTGGTTTTGTCAGAGGGATTAACCGCGAAGACGAACCAGTTCGCTCGATGGGCGACATAGATTAG
- a CDS encoding response regulator: MHMTTLPTRRILLISQEKAVQEITQICLETVANCEVLTADSGNEGIAKAETQQVNAILLDLDEMTVDPDWRAIVQTLQNNPATRRIPVILLTTTEHSKDLPQFNQTGVRAAIAKSFDLLTLASQVAAALEWN, from the coding sequence ATGCACATGACAACATTGCCAACCCGACGCATCCTGCTCATTAGTCAGGAAAAAGCGGTGCAGGAGATTACTCAGATTTGTCTAGAAACAGTTGCCAACTGCGAAGTACTGACAGCAGATTCGGGCAATGAGGGAATAGCCAAAGCCGAGACTCAACAAGTTAACGCTATTCTTCTCGATCTCGACGAGATGACGGTCGATCCGGACTGGCGCGCGATCGTGCAAACGCTCCAAAATAACCCGGCTACTCGGCGCATCCCCGTAATTTTGTTAACAACTACGGAACACTCCAAAGATTTACCTCAATTTAATCAAACGGGAGTAAGGGCAGCGATCGCTAAATCTTTCGATCTTCTAACTCTAGCAAGTCAAGTTGCGGCAGCGCTAGAGTGGAACTAA
- a CDS encoding protoglobin domain-containing protein translates to MTTAAIPGYTYGTETVAKSPISMEDFELIKKTVLFTEEDEKYLHLAGEVLQDQVEDVLDVWYSFVGSHPHLIRYFSTPDGKLIEEYLMAVRKRFGQWILDTCQRPYDRDWLNYQQEIGLRHTQEKKGQTDHVQSVPHIGLRYMIAFIYPITATIKPFLAKKGNSSEEVEKMYQAWFKSIVLQVTLWSYPYAKQGYF, encoded by the coding sequence ATGACGACTGCGGCAATCCCTGGCTATACCTACGGCACTGAGACAGTAGCCAAGTCTCCAATCTCGATGGAAGACTTTGAACTTATCAAAAAAACCGTACTTTTTACAGAGGAAGATGAAAAGTATTTGCACTTAGCTGGTGAAGTGCTTCAAGACCAGGTTGAGGATGTGCTTGATGTATGGTACTCCTTTGTCGGCTCTCATCCTCATTTAATTCGTTACTTTAGCACGCCTGATGGAAAGCTAATTGAAGAATATCTTATGGCTGTTCGCAAGCGCTTCGGTCAGTGGATTTTGGATACTTGTCAGCGTCCCTACGATCGCGATTGGTTAAACTATCAGCAAGAGATTGGTCTACGGCACACCCAGGAGAAAAAAGGTCAGACAGACCACGTTCAATCCGTTCCTCACATCGGACTTCGATACATGATTGCCTTCATCTATCCAATTACGGCAACAATTAAGCCCTTTTTAGCCAAGAAGGGGAACAGTTCTGAAGAAGTCGAGAAGATGTACCAGGCATGGTTTAAATCAATTGTTTTGCAAGTGACGCTTTGGAGTTATCCTTACGCTAAGCAAGGGTATTTTTAA
- a CDS encoding pentapeptide repeat-containing protein: MSANFFSFKGRAYQDDMDVAELVSRYARGERNFHEINLNGVSLWKINLSEADLSGADLIGADLSQANLRGINLNSANLTGANLQGANLIDAKLILTTLRGANLERAELSKANFTKADLSWANLNEANLSAANLGEANLNGTKLSLVILRGANLKQAKVDLRNADIADLNLAWTIMPDGTIHK, from the coding sequence ATGAGCGCGAATTTTTTCTCCTTTAAAGGGAGAGCGTATCAAGACGACATGGACGTGGCAGAATTGGTAAGTCGATATGCACGAGGAGAAAGGAATTTTCACGAAATCAACCTCAATGGGGTAAGTCTGTGGAAAATCAACCTCAGCGAGGCAGACTTAAGCGGAGCAGATTTGATCGGGGCAGATTTGAGTCAAGCAAACCTGAGAGGGATAAACCTCAATAGTGCCAATTTAACAGGAGCTAACCTGCAAGGTGCTAATTTAATTGATGCCAAGTTGATTCTGACAACTCTGCGCGGCGCTAATCTGGAGCGGGCAGAATTAAGTAAAGCCAATTTCACCAAGGCAGACTTAAGCTGGGCAAATCTCAACGAAGCTAATTTAAGCGCGGCTAATTTGGGTGAAGCTAACTTAAATGGAACAAAATTGAGTTTGGTTATTCTGCGGGGAGCCAACCTGAAGCAGGCAAAAGTCGATTTAAGGAACGCAGACATAGCCGATTTAAATCTAGCTTGGACGATTATGCCCGATGGCACTATCCATAAGTAA
- the psbA gene encoding photosystem II q(b) protein translates to MTTTLQKREIPNLWEQFCQWVTSTENRLYIGWFGVLMIPLLGVSTTVFVLAIIAAPPVDMDGLREPITGSLLYGNNIITAAVVPTSNAIGLHFYPIWEAASMDEWLYNGGPYQMIALHYVPALCCYLGREWELSYRLGMRPWICVAFSAPLAATTSVFLIYPLGQGSFADGLPMSISGTFNFMFVFQAEHNILMHPFHMLGVAGVFGGAFFCAMHGSLVTSSLIRETSENESQNYGYKFGQEEETYNIVAAHGYFGRLIFQYASFNNSRNLHFFLAAWPVICIWFTALGICVMAFNLNGFNFNNSIHDAQGRVLPSWADVINQANLGFEVMHERNAHNFPLDLASGEAIPVALRAPAIAS, encoded by the coding sequence ATGACGACAACTCTTCAAAAACGCGAAATTCCTAACTTATGGGAACAGTTTTGTCAATGGGTCACCAGTACCGAAAATCGCCTTTACATTGGCTGGTTTGGGGTGCTAATGATTCCACTGCTCGGAGTCTCCACCACGGTTTTTGTTCTCGCCATCATTGCTGCTCCTCCCGTGGATATGGACGGACTCCGCGAACCGATAACGGGTTCGCTCCTCTATGGCAATAACATCATTACTGCGGCCGTCGTTCCTACTTCCAACGCCATCGGCTTGCACTTTTATCCCATTTGGGAAGCAGCCTCTATGGACGAATGGCTATATAACGGCGGTCCCTATCAAATGATTGCTCTCCACTACGTCCCAGCCCTGTGTTGCTATCTAGGACGAGAGTGGGAGTTGAGCTATCGCCTCGGCATGCGTCCTTGGATTTGCGTTGCTTTCAGCGCTCCTCTTGCTGCCACGACATCCGTTTTTCTAATTTATCCTCTCGGACAAGGCAGCTTCGCCGATGGTCTTCCCATGAGTATTAGTGGCACGTTCAACTTTATGTTCGTCTTCCAAGCCGAACATAACATCCTCATGCATCCCTTCCACATGCTGGGAGTTGCTGGTGTATTTGGAGGTGCTTTTTTCTGTGCCATGCACGGTTCGCTAGTGACTTCTAGCCTGATTCGGGAGACTAGCGAGAACGAATCGCAAAACTATGGTTACAAGTTCGGACAAGAAGAAGAAACTTATAACATTGTTGCCGCTCATGGCTACTTCGGTCGCCTGATCTTCCAGTACGCCAGCTTTAACAATAGCCGCAACCTGCACTTCTTCTTAGCCGCTTGGCCAGTAATTTGCATCTGGTTTACGGCTTTGGGGATCTGCGTCATGGCGTTTAACCTCAATGGATTCAACTTTAATAATTCCATCCACGACGCTCAAGGTCGGGTGTTGCCTAGCTGGGCAGATGTGATTAACCAGGCCAATCTCGGTTTTGAAGTTATGCACGAGCGCAATGCTCACAACTTCCCACTCGATCTTGCCAGTGGCGAGGCTATCCCAGTTGCTTTACGTGCCCCTGCAATTGCTAGTTAG
- a CDS encoding Photosynthetic reaction centre protein — MVQQEPTLTPSIEVDSAIESPTESTTALNRRETLLAKWEEFCRWITSTENRIYIGWFGVIMIPTLSTAAIAFIIAFIVAPPVDWDATGAPVTGALLGGNNLITAAVIPTSSAIGLHFYPIWAAASIDEWLYNGGPYQLIVLHFLIGIICYQDREWELSYRLGMRPWISLAFTAPVAACISVFLVYPVGQGSFSEGMPLGISGTFNFMLRFQADHNILMNPFHQIGVIGVLGGAFLAAMHGSLVTSTLIRKTGESESINTGYRLGQKNPTYSFGAARGYMQRFWHFSFPNSRALHFFLAAWPVAGIWSAALGIDIAAFGFDGFNVDRWVPIYQSQGQFLPSWVDIIDRANLGIEAMQERPFEDFPLNLDSSEVLPLTLDMDDRT, encoded by the coding sequence ATGGTACAGCAAGAGCCTACTCTCACGCCTTCGATTGAAGTGGATTCTGCTATTGAATCTCCAACAGAGTCAACGACTGCTCTCAATAGACGCGAAACTCTATTAGCCAAGTGGGAGGAATTTTGTCGATGGATTACCAGTACCGAAAACCGCATTTATATTGGCTGGTTTGGGGTAATCATGATTCCGACCCTTTCAACGGCTGCGATCGCATTTATCATTGCTTTCATCGTCGCTCCTCCAGTCGATTGGGACGCAACGGGCGCGCCTGTGACTGGCGCTTTACTCGGCGGCAACAATCTGATTACGGCTGCGGTTATTCCTACCTCCTCAGCCATTGGTCTGCATTTTTATCCTATTTGGGCAGCAGCTTCAATCGATGAGTGGCTGTACAATGGCGGTCCTTACCAGCTCATCGTGCTGCATTTTTTGATCGGCATTATTTGCTATCAAGATCGGGAGTGGGAATTGAGCTATCGCCTCGGCATGCGTCCTTGGATTTCCCTCGCTTTCACCGCTCCCGTTGCTGCTTGCATATCGGTGTTTTTAGTCTACCCTGTCGGACAAGGAAGCTTTTCTGAGGGAATGCCGTTAGGAATCTCCGGCACGTTTAACTTTATGTTGCGATTTCAAGCCGATCACAATATCCTGATGAATCCTTTTCATCAGATAGGAGTCATTGGGGTATTGGGCGGTGCTTTTTTAGCTGCCATGCACGGTTCGTTGGTCACGTCAACGCTCATTCGTAAGACGGGCGAGTCTGAATCGATTAATACCGGATACAGGCTAGGTCAGAAGAACCCAACTTACAGCTTTGGCGCGGCACGAGGATACATGCAGCGATTCTGGCATTTTAGTTTTCCCAATTCTCGCGCTTTGCATTTTTTCCTTGCCGCTTGGCCCGTGGCAGGAATTTGGTCGGCTGCTTTGGGGATCGACATCGCTGCCTTTGGCTTTGACGGATTCAACGTCGATCGCTGGGTTCCGATCTATCAATCGCAAGGACAATTTCTTCCTAGCTGGGTAGACATTATCGATCGCGCCAATCTGGGTATAGAAGCCATGCAAGAGCGTCCTTTTGAAGACTTTCCCTTGAATTTAGATTCAAGCGAGGTGCTTCCACTCACGCTCGATATGGACGATCGCACTTAG
- the dps gene encoding DNA protection during starvation protein: MAQVAQQVVRDTGVNTEELVKKLVRAAAAEFTTYYYYTILRVNAIGFEGEGLKEIIEDARLEDRNHFEALVPRIYELGGELPRDIRDFANDAACPDAYLPQNPRDVKEMLKVLVEAERCAIRVYTDICNMTFGKDHRTYELSLAILNEEIEHEAWFSEFLGEGPSGHIRRGSPGESPYTSRFLVVPNHHQKA; the protein is encoded by the coding sequence ATGGCACAAGTTGCACAGCAAGTTGTAAGAGATACTGGTGTCAATACCGAAGAACTGGTCAAGAAACTGGTTCGCGCAGCAGCAGCTGAGTTTACTACCTACTACTACTACACGATCCTCCGGGTAAACGCCATTGGTTTTGAAGGCGAAGGACTCAAAGAAATTATCGAAGATGCTCGCTTAGAAGACCGAAATCATTTTGAAGCGCTGGTGCCCCGAATTTACGAGCTAGGCGGCGAATTGCCCAGAGATATTCGGGATTTTGCCAACGATGCCGCTTGTCCCGATGCATACCTTCCTCAGAACCCGCGAGATGTCAAGGAGATGCTCAAAGTACTGGTAGAAGCCGAACGTTGCGCTATCAGAGTTTATACAGATATCTGCAATATGACTTTCGGCAAAGATCATCGCACCTACGAGCTATCCCTCGCTATCCTCAACGAGGAAATCGAACATGAAGCCTGGTTCTCCGAGTTTCTGGGCGAAGGACCCTCCGGTCATATCCGCCGGGGTTCGCCTGGGGAATCTCCCTATACTTCCCGCTTCTTGGTAGTACCCAACCACCATCAGAAAGCATAA